The following are encoded in a window of Acinonyx jubatus isolate Ajub_Pintada_27869175 chromosome D4, VMU_Ajub_asm_v1.0, whole genome shotgun sequence genomic DNA:
- the TMEM250 gene encoding transmembrane protein 250 codes for MTPMLTTARTPPLPQASTTAQAPMPVMPIPRRVRSFHGPHTTCLHAACGPARTSRLARTKYNNFDVYIRARWLYGFIRFLLYFSCSLFTATLWGALAALFCLQYLGVRVLLRFQLKLSVLLLLLGRRRVDFRLLNELLIYGIRVTVLLVGGLGWCFMVFVDM; via the coding sequence ATGACGCCTATGCTGACCACTGCCCGGACACCACCGCTGCCACAAGCTAGCACCACCGCCCAGGCCCCAATGCCGGTCATGCCCATCCCGCGGCGGGTGCGCTCCTTCCACGGCCCGCACACCACCTGCCTGCACGCAGCCTGCGGGCCGGCGCGCACCTCCCGCCTGGCGCGCACTAAGTACAACAACTTCGACGTCTACATCCGGGCGCGCTGGCTCTACGGCTTCATCCGCTTCCTGCTCTACTTTAGCTGCAGCCTGTTCACGGCCACGCTGTGGGGCGCGCTGGCCGCCCTCTTCTGCCTGCAGTACCTGGGCGTGCGCGTCCTGCTGCGCTTCCAGCTCAAGCTGtcggtgctgctgctgctgcttggcCGCCGGCGCGTCGACTTCCGCCTCCTGAACGAGCTGCTCATCTACGGGATCCGAGTAACCGTGCTGCTGGTTGGGGGCCTGGGCTGGTGCTTCATGGTCTTCGTGGACATGTGA